In Solanum stenotomum isolate F172 chromosome 6, ASM1918654v1, whole genome shotgun sequence, one DNA window encodes the following:
- the LOC125869278 gene encoding uncharacterized protein LOC125869278: MVNKAWRIIPRPLLETVLNNHAQHHRVPQPLILHGPRGVGKTTLILERLMGKWNSGPHVTGYVDFAESVKDHHPIHGQSFPWGSWSNCTLPSLPFLTTQLESCLETMTQKGIKLGTISSHQIFTVLSKWHGLSTALKQILDGSNSNPRKAVSIRNNSVLNLWERAVFASRVRLNAEESGGLSLEEETYYKEAMSALNLAKEVIRVQQKWRANAIKHLNQTGGFSRSLANSATDWPCLLLELLSSAAEIDYFQPKLVINNIEVLKNAMLTDDSTVCASMYHDSLIWRIIALGANERSLPVILVTSDSYYSYHAYMDFGFPDIFISRETFGWTPAEAKMHMVGDYFSQSEWNVIVEVLGPNPRHLFEIYALKLSNYYQKVMSENSSKFEDIVDAYLAYLQVTVVNPAMDRALSLLQKFAVDARNGRILKDKLCFGAPWRHPPSSDDPTLCRQWAKIQLMDFVQCLVNAEFGVNYLADCSLEIFDDPSAIALLEVGLLYSQRDPSFLRPLSRGIQRCLVRWLVQERIQLQSKTSLQYLWQRVIRGRSYRHLMLEVGYK, from the exons ATGGTGAACAAGGCATGGAGAATAATCCCAAGGCCCCTTCTCGAAACTGTCCTCAACAATCATGCGCAACACCACCGTGTTCCTCAACCCCTTATCCTTCACGGCCCTCGTGGAGTCGGCAAAACCACCCTCATTCTTGAAC GTCTTATGGGTAAATGGAACAGTGGACCTCATGTTACAGGCTATGTGGACTTTGCGGAATCTGTAAAAGATCATCACCCAATTCATGGCCAATCATTTCCATGGGGTTCTTGGTCAAACTGCACACTTCCTTCACTGCCATTTCTTACTACTCAACTTGAAAGCTGCCTTGAAACAATGACCCAGAAGGGTATTAAGCTTGGAACTATAAGTTCTCATCAGATTTTCACTGTTTTAAGTAAATGGCATGGACTTAGTACAGCACTTAAACAGATCCTAGATGGTAGTAATTCCAACCCCAGAAAGGCTGTTTCAATTAGGAATAATTCCGTGTTGAATTTATGGGAAAGGGCTGTTTTTGCATCAAGGGTTCGATTAAATGCCGAAGAGAGTGGCGGGTTGAGTTTGGAGGAGGAGACATATTATAAGGAAGCAATGTCAGCTTTGAATTTGGCTAAAGAGGTTATAAGGGTGCAGCAAAAGTGGAGAGCTAATGCAATCAAGCATTTGAATCAGACTGGTGGGTTTTCAAGGTCGTTGGCCAATTCAGCAACTGATTGGCCCTGTTTGTTATTGGAACTCCTTTCATCTGCTGCTGAAATAGATTACTTTCAG CCGAAGCTGGTCATAAACAATATTGAGGTTCTAAAGAATGCAATGCTGACGGATGATTCTACAGTCTGTGCATCCATGTATCATGATAGTCTGATATGGAGAATAATAGCCTTGGGTGCAAATGAGAGATCTCTTCCAGTTATTCTTGTAACATCTGATAG CTACTATTCATATCATGCCTATATGGATTTTGGATTTCCGGACATTTTCATCTCACGTGAG ACATTTGGGTGGACTCCTGCAGAAGCAAAAATGCATATGGTTGGTGACTATTTTAGTCAGTCAGAG TGGAATGTGATTGTTGAGGTGCTAGGACCGAATCCAAGGCATCTATTTGAGATTTATGCACTCAAGCTAAGTAATTACTACCAAAA GGTCATGAGTGAGAACAGCAGCAAATTTGAGGATATCGTGGATGCGTACTTGGCATATCTTCAA GTAACAGTAGTTAATCCTGCCATGGATAGAGCATTGTCACTTCTACAGAAATTTGCGGTTGATGCACGAAATGGAAGAATTTTGAAGGACAAGCTATGTTTTGGTGCTCCGTGGAGACACCCTCCATCTTCTGATGATCCTACATTGTGTCGTCAATGGGCTAAAattcaacttatggattttgttCAGTGTCTTGTGAATGCAGAATTTGGG GTGAACTACCTAGCTGATTGTAGTCTTGAAATTTTTGATGATCCATCTGCTATTGCATTATTAGAG GTCGGTCTACTGTATTCACAACGGGATCCATCATTCCTTCGTCCTCTTTCTCGGGGTATTCAGAGGTGCCTTGTTAGATG GCTTGTTCAAGAGAGAATCCAACTGCAGTCAAAGACTTCACTCCAGTATCTTTGGCAGCGAGTCATACGTGGGCGCAGTTATCGCCATCTGATGTTAGAAGTTGGATACAAGTAG